From the Solanum lycopersicum chromosome 10, SLM_r2.1 genome, one window contains:
- the LOC101251042 gene encoding (+)-neomenthol dehydrogenase isoform X1 — protein sequence MAEDGIRNNVIAVVTGGNKGIGYEICKQLMEKGVMVVLTARDEKRGVEAVEKLQSSLVVFHQVDVVDPQSVSSLVNFIKSNYGKLDILVNNAGVNGLMVEGDVSILPEMIEREAFRGVSDTTEENELPPIKSNGKLIENFERAEECIRTNYYGAKTMVDAFVPLLLLSPLPRIVNVSSLLGKIKLVSNEWAIKALSDEKSLTTEKVDEIVNEFLWAFKEGVLEEKGWPIDLAAYKVSKVAMNAHTRIVAQKYSSICVNCICPGFAKTDITCNTGLTTPEEAAKGPIGLALLRDGGPSGQFFYRKNIPISF from the exons atggcAGAAGATGGAATAAGAAA caatGTAATTGCAGTAGTTACTGGTGGTAACAAAGGCATAGGATATGAGATTTGTAAACAACTAATGGAAAAAGGAGTTATGGTTGTTTTAACAGCTAGAGATGAGAAAAGAGGAGTAGAAGCTGTTGAAAAATTGCAATCATCTCTTGTTGTGTTTCATCAAGTTGATGTTGTGGATCCACAAAGTGTTTCTTCTTTGGTCAACTTCATCAAATCTAATTATGGAAAGCTTGATATTCTG GTAAATAATGCAGGAGTTAATGGATTAATGGTAGAGGGAGATGTTTCAATCCTTCCTGAGATGATAGAACGAGAAGCTTTTCGAGGTGTCAGTGACACAACTGAg GAGAATGAACTTCCACCAATAAAGTCAAATGGAAAATTGATTGAGAATTTTGAAAGGGCAGAAGAATGTATAAGAACTAATTATTATGGAGCAAAAACAATGGTTGATGCCTTTGTTCCACTACTACTCTTGTCTCCTTTACCAAGGATTGTTAATGTTTCTTCTTTGCTTGGAAAGATAAAg CTAGTATCAAATGAATGGGCCATAAAGGCTTTAAGTGATGAGAAAAGTCTTACAACAGAAAAAGTGGATGAAATAGTGAATGAGTTTCTTTGGGCCTTCAAAGAGGGTGTATTAGAAGAAAAAGGTTGGCCCATTGATCTTGCAGCTTATAAAGTGTCAAAAGTGGCCATGAATGCACACACAAGAATTGTGGCCCAAAAATATTCTTCTATATGTGTCAACTGCATTTGTCCAGGCTTTGCTAAAACAGATATTACTTGCAATACTGGGCTTACGACTCCAGAAGAAGCTGCTAAAGGCCCAATAGGCCTGGCCCTTTTGCGTGATGGTGGGCCTTCTGGTCAGTTCTTTTACAGGAAGAACATTCCCATATCATTctga
- the LOC101251042 gene encoding (+)-neomenthol dehydrogenase isoform X2 — MEKGVMVVLTARDEKRGVEAVEKLQSSLVVFHQVDVVDPQSVSSLVNFIKSNYGKLDILVNNAGVNGLMVEGDVSILPEMIEREAFRGVSDTTEENELPPIKSNGKLIENFERAEECIRTNYYGAKTMVDAFVPLLLLSPLPRIVNVSSLLGKIKLVSNEWAIKALSDEKSLTTEKVDEIVNEFLWAFKEGVLEEKGWPIDLAAYKVSKVAMNAHTRIVAQKYSSICVNCICPGFAKTDITCNTGLTTPEEAAKGPIGLALLRDGGPSGQFFYRKNIPISF, encoded by the exons ATGGAAAAAGGAGTTATGGTTGTTTTAACAGCTAGAGATGAGAAAAGAGGAGTAGAAGCTGTTGAAAAATTGCAATCATCTCTTGTTGTGTTTCATCAAGTTGATGTTGTGGATCCACAAAGTGTTTCTTCTTTGGTCAACTTCATCAAATCTAATTATGGAAAGCTTGATATTCTG GTAAATAATGCAGGAGTTAATGGATTAATGGTAGAGGGAGATGTTTCAATCCTTCCTGAGATGATAGAACGAGAAGCTTTTCGAGGTGTCAGTGACACAACTGAg GAGAATGAACTTCCACCAATAAAGTCAAATGGAAAATTGATTGAGAATTTTGAAAGGGCAGAAGAATGTATAAGAACTAATTATTATGGAGCAAAAACAATGGTTGATGCCTTTGTTCCACTACTACTCTTGTCTCCTTTACCAAGGATTGTTAATGTTTCTTCTTTGCTTGGAAAGATAAAg CTAGTATCAAATGAATGGGCCATAAAGGCTTTAAGTGATGAGAAAAGTCTTACAACAGAAAAAGTGGATGAAATAGTGAATGAGTTTCTTTGGGCCTTCAAAGAGGGTGTATTAGAAGAAAAAGGTTGGCCCATTGATCTTGCAGCTTATAAAGTGTCAAAAGTGGCCATGAATGCACACACAAGAATTGTGGCCCAAAAATATTCTTCTATATGTGTCAACTGCATTTGTCCAGGCTTTGCTAAAACAGATATTACTTGCAATACTGGGCTTACGACTCCAGAAGAAGCTGCTAAAGGCCCAATAGGCCTGGCCCTTTTGCGTGATGGTGGGCCTTCTGGTCAGTTCTTTTACAGGAAGAACATTCCCATATCATTctga